Proteins from a single region of Chitinibacter bivalviorum:
- a CDS encoding NusG domain II-containing protein: protein MLADSWRLLKWGDALCIVVLLAAWLLITVWSWSQPQATRVRIYQAGKVFAELDLQASHTLHVTGPLGDTVIEVATGRARIVRDPSPRQYCVQAGWLQQAGQSAICLPNQTSIELIGNQPRPYDSLSY, encoded by the coding sequence ATGCTCGCTGATTCTTGGCGTCTGCTCAAATGGGGTGATGCCCTTTGTATTGTCGTTTTGCTTGCAGCGTGGTTGCTGATTACGGTTTGGAGCTGGTCGCAACCTCAAGCGACGCGAGTTCGTATCTATCAGGCGGGTAAAGTGTTTGCCGAGCTTGATTTACAAGCGTCCCATACCCTGCATGTCACGGGGCCATTGGGCGATACCGTCATTGAGGTCGCAACGGGTCGGGCTCGTATCGTTCGTGACCCTAGCCCACGCCAATATTGCGTGCAGGCTGGTTGGCTGCAACAAGCGGGGCAAAGCGCCATTTGTCTACCCAATCAAACCAGTATCGAGCTCATCGGCAATCAACCTCGCCCTTATGACAGCCTCAGTTACTAA
- a CDS encoding Gx transporter family protein, producing MTASVTNSPSQHALRVQPSDAYIARLAAYAIVLAVLESGIPSPIPGVKPGLANIVTLIALERMGWRAAAWVSLLRIFGSSIVLGGIFSPGFALSLSGGIASLLVLALCQYLPRRHFGWVTISLLSALGHTAGQLLLARLWLIPHNGIVYLIPLLAGMALVFGFVNGVITERLLRAYPERHKVSAEQL from the coding sequence ATGACAGCCTCAGTTACTAATTCGCCCTCACAACATGCGCTGCGAGTGCAGCCTAGCGATGCGTATATTGCGCGTCTTGCCGCGTATGCCATCGTTTTGGCCGTGCTGGAATCAGGTATTCCATCGCCAATTCCGGGCGTCAAGCCGGGTTTGGCCAATATTGTGACTTTGATCGCCTTAGAGCGCATGGGCTGGCGAGCGGCTGCTTGGGTGAGTTTGCTGCGGATTTTTGGTTCCAGCATTGTCTTGGGGGGGATTTTCTCGCCTGGCTTTGCGCTGAGTTTATCGGGTGGTATCGCCAGTTTGCTGGTGCTGGCATTGTGCCAATATCTGCCGCGCCGACATTTCGGTTGGGTGACGATTTCCCTGCTGTCAGCCTTGGGGCATACGGCGGGGCAATTGCTATTGGCACGACTTTGGCTTATCCCGCACAATGGGATTGTCTATTTAATCCCGCTGCTGGCTGGCATGGCCTTGGTGTTTGGCTTTGTTAATGGCGTGATTACCGAACGATTATTACGCGCTTATCCTGAGCGGCATAAAGTGTCTGCGGAGCAATTATGA
- a CDS encoding flavin prenyltransferase UbiX, which translates to MSKTITLAFTGASGLPYGIRTLECLLAAGCKVRLVYTQVAQIVAKQELDLNWPSRAADLAEKLREQYQLADPEQLQVYGQQEWFAPMASGSNPGDGMIVVPCTMGALSAIANGASDNLLERAADVMIKERKTLIIVPRETPFSAIHLENMLKLARLGVVILPPNPGFYHHPTQVSDLVDFVVARILDQLDVPHELMKRWGE; encoded by the coding sequence ATGAGTAAAACCATCACACTGGCCTTTACCGGCGCATCAGGCTTGCCGTACGGGATACGCACTTTGGAGTGCTTACTGGCCGCAGGTTGCAAGGTGCGCTTGGTGTACACGCAAGTGGCGCAAATTGTGGCTAAGCAAGAGTTAGATCTAAATTGGCCATCGCGCGCCGCCGATTTGGCCGAAAAACTCCGCGAGCAATATCAGTTGGCTGATCCTGAGCAGCTGCAAGTCTATGGCCAGCAAGAATGGTTTGCGCCGATGGCTTCGGGCAGCAATCCGGGCGATGGCATGATTGTGGTGCCTTGTACCATGGGCGCACTCTCTGCGATTGCCAATGGCGCGTCGGATAATCTGCTGGAGCGTGCTGCGGATGTGATGATTAAGGAGCGAAAAACACTGATTATCGTGCCACGCGAAACGCCATTCTCCGCGATTCATTTGGAAAATATGCTCAAGCTGGCGCGGCTAGGGGTGGTGATTTTGCCGCCTAATCCGGGTTTTTATCATCACCCAACGCAGGTGAGTGATTTGGTCGATTTTGTTGTGGCAAGAATTTTGGATCAGCTTGATGTGCCGCATGAGCTGATGAAACGCTGGGGTGAGTAG
- a CDS encoding MATE family efflux transporter — translation MPLLKDAKATLVLAWPIMVGQLAQTGTAFVDAVMAGHVSAADLAAVSVGASIWTTLIVTLMGLLLAISPLASAKVGANQRDALPMLTQQALYQALLAGTVAILIAHAVLPVFNHLGLASEVADKAGRFLSAVSWGLPALAVSRVLYGYSSALNQTKPMMIISLIALALNIPANWILIYGHLGFPALGAVGCGWATAFCMWVSALMWFVWICYAPIYRGTHPFDKLRGINWNAQWQLAKLGIPIGIMFFIEVSAFSLIALLIARLGTTAVAAHQVALNFASLLFMIPMAISTALTVRVGHAAGAGNWQQARLIGQNGVRLGLIVAGIGAAITMIFGAQIARLYTQDIAVLALATQLLVLAGIFQFSDATQVVASGILRGYQATRLPMLLHMTAFWVIGLPLGYALAFGIGPIAAHGAQGFWIALVIALTFAALSLLWLFRRVSLKHLNTH, via the coding sequence ATGCCCTTACTTAAAGACGCCAAAGCCACCTTAGTGCTGGCTTGGCCCATTATGGTGGGTCAGCTCGCCCAAACTGGCACAGCTTTTGTCGATGCGGTGATGGCTGGCCATGTTTCGGCGGCGGATTTAGCGGCGGTATCGGTTGGCGCCTCGATCTGGACCACACTGATTGTCACCTTAATGGGTTTACTGCTCGCGATTAGCCCACTGGCCTCGGCCAAGGTCGGCGCCAATCAGCGTGACGCGTTGCCCATGTTGACTCAGCAGGCGCTTTATCAGGCTTTGTTGGCCGGTACGGTCGCGATCCTGATTGCGCATGCGGTATTGCCGGTGTTTAACCATCTTGGCCTAGCCAGTGAAGTGGCGGATAAAGCAGGACGTTTTTTATCCGCCGTTAGCTGGGGTTTGCCTGCGCTCGCTGTGTCGCGCGTCCTATATGGCTATAGCTCGGCGCTCAATCAAACCAAGCCGATGATGATCATTTCCCTGATCGCATTAGCGCTCAATATTCCCGCGAACTGGATTTTGATTTACGGCCATTTGGGCTTTCCCGCCTTGGGGGCAGTTGGTTGCGGTTGGGCCACGGCTTTTTGCATGTGGGTGAGCGCATTGATGTGGTTCGTTTGGATTTGCTACGCCCCCATTTATCGCGGGACGCACCCCTTCGATAAATTAAGGGGTATCAACTGGAATGCCCAATGGCAATTGGCAAAGCTTGGTATACCCATAGGCATTATGTTCTTTATTGAAGTGAGCGCCTTTAGCCTGATCGCCCTGTTGATTGCCCGCTTGGGCACGACTGCCGTGGCGGCTCATCAGGTTGCGCTTAATTTTGCCTCTTTGCTATTTATGATTCCGATGGCCATTAGCACTGCGCTCACAGTGCGCGTCGGCCATGCGGCAGGCGCTGGAAATTGGCAACAAGCCCGCTTGATTGGTCAAAATGGCGTCCGTTTGGGGCTGATCGTTGCGGGAATCGGTGCGGCGATTACGATGATTTTTGGCGCGCAGATTGCACGCTTGTATACCCAAGACATCGCGGTATTGGCGCTAGCGACGCAATTGCTAGTACTGGCGGGGATATTCCAGTTTTCAGATGCCACGCAGGTCGTGGCCAGCGGGATTTTGCGCGGTTATCAAGCCACACGGCTGCCAATGTTGCTGCATATGACGGCATTCTGGGTGATCGGCTTGCCGCTGGGTTATGCACTAGCGTTTGGCATTGGGCCAATTGCGGCGCATGGCGCGCAGGGATTTTGGATCGCGCTGGTCATCGCGCTCACGTTCGCTGCGCTGTCTTTATTGTGGCTATTTAGGCGCGTCAGCCTCAAGCATTTAAATACTCACTAG
- the dtd gene encoding D-aminoacyl-tRNA deacylase — protein MRVLVQRVSHANVVVAEQIVGQIGAGLLLLVGVTHEDSEADIQWLVNKIANLRIFSDANDVMNLSLLDTQGQALAVSQFTLYASNKKGNRPSWSAAAPGAVSEPMFNAFVAALSQKIGQAVPTGQFGADMKVTLTNDGPVTIWLDSKNPE, from the coding sequence ATGCGGGTATTAGTACAAAGGGTTAGCCACGCGAACGTCGTGGTGGCCGAGCAAATCGTCGGTCAAATTGGCGCGGGCTTGCTGCTACTGGTCGGCGTCACGCATGAAGACAGCGAGGCTGATATTCAATGGCTGGTCAATAAAATAGCCAATCTGCGGATTTTTTCTGACGCCAACGATGTGATGAATCTCTCTTTGCTCGATACGCAAGGTCAAGCCTTGGCTGTGAGTCAATTCACGCTGTATGCCAGCAATAAAAAAGGCAATCGCCCAAGCTGGAGCGCTGCAGCGCCAGGCGCGGTGAGCGAGCCCATGTTTAATGCTTTTGTCGCGGCGCTGAGCCAAAAAATCGGCCAAGCGGTGCCGACCGGGCAATTTGGTGCCGATATGAAAGTGACACTCACCAATGATGGCCCCGTCACCATTTGGCTTGACTCGAAAAATCCGGAGTAA
- the asd gene encoding aspartate-semialdehyde dehydrogenase, with translation MKRVGLVGWRGMVGSVLMQRMQEEKDFDVIDPVFFTTSQAGQAAPNFGKDAGTLKDANDIAELSKMDVIISCQGGDYTTAIFPKLRASGWEGYWIDAASTLRMEDDAVIILDPVNDDVIQGALAKGVKNYIGGNCTNSIMLMGMGGLFKAGLVDWVSSMTYQAASGGGANHMRELLKGMGVVYNSVADELATPSSAILEIDKKVAHTISNDVPTEFFGAPLAGGLIPWIDKQLDNGQSKEEWKGQAEVNKILGTDATIPVDGLCVRIGAMRCHSLALTIKLKRDLPLAEIEAIIKSGNDWVKWVPNDREISVKELIPAQITGKLDIGVGRVRKLNMGPEYISAFVIGDQLLWGAAEPLRRMLRILLAK, from the coding sequence ATGAAGCGGGTAGGTTTAGTCGGTTGGCGCGGTATGGTGGGCTCGGTCCTGATGCAACGTATGCAGGAAGAGAAAGATTTTGACGTGATTGATCCCGTCTTCTTCACCACATCGCAAGCAGGTCAAGCAGCACCTAATTTCGGTAAAGATGCTGGCACCTTGAAAGACGCTAACGATATTGCTGAATTGAGCAAGATGGATGTCATCATCTCTTGCCAAGGCGGCGACTACACGACCGCGATTTTCCCAAAACTACGCGCTAGCGGCTGGGAAGGCTACTGGATTGATGCAGCGTCGACGCTGCGCATGGAAGACGACGCTGTCATTATCCTCGACCCAGTGAATGACGATGTGATCCAAGGCGCTTTGGCTAAAGGCGTGAAAAACTACATCGGCGGCAACTGTACCAACTCGATCATGTTGATGGGTATGGGCGGCTTGTTCAAAGCCGGTTTAGTTGACTGGGTATCGTCAATGACTTACCAAGCAGCATCCGGCGGCGGTGCGAATCACATGCGCGAATTGCTCAAAGGTATGGGCGTGGTTTACAACTCGGTGGCCGATGAGTTGGCAACGCCATCGTCGGCGATTCTGGAAATCGACAAAAAAGTTGCCCACACGATTTCTAACGACGTACCGACTGAATTCTTCGGCGCGCCATTGGCGGGCGGCTTGATCCCTTGGATCGACAAACAACTCGACAACGGCCAATCGAAAGAAGAGTGGAAAGGCCAAGCCGAAGTGAACAAGATCCTTGGTACGGACGCAACGATTCCTGTTGATGGCTTGTGCGTGCGCATCGGCGCAATGCGTTGCCACAGCTTGGCTTTGACGATCAAACTGAAACGCGATCTGCCATTGGCTGAAATCGAAGCCATCATCAAATCGGGCAATGATTGGGTGAAATGGGTGCCAAATGATCGCGAAATCAGCGTGAAAGAATTGATCCCAGCGCAAATCACCGGCAAGCTCGACATCGGCGTAGGCCGTGTTCGCAAATTGAATATGGGCCCAGAGTACATCAGCGCATTCGTGATCGGCGACCAATTGCTGTGGGGCGCTGCTGAACCACTGCGTCGTATGCTGCGGATCTTGTTGGCAAAATAA
- a CDS encoding electron transfer flavoprotein-ubiquinone oxidoreductase translates to MSDLQRDQMEYDVVIVGAGPSGLAAAIKLKQLNADLSVCILEKGAQVGAHILSGAVIDPIALNQLLPDWQQQAPKLATAVTSDEFFILDEDSAYPMPQMLLPSQLHNEGCFIVRLGEVCAWLAEQAESLGVEIYPGFAAAEVLYNENDPKGAVRGVATGDMGIAKNGKPKADFARGIEIIAKYTLFAEGARGSLAGDLEAKFDLRKDADPQHYGLGVKEVWQVAPEQHQLGKVQHAQGWPLDNNTSGGAFIYHLPNNQVAVGYVVHLNYQNPYLSPFDELQRFKTHPKIRGLFKGAKRIAYGARAIAEGGFQSLPKLTFPGGVLMGCSAGLLNFPRIKGTHNAMFSGIYAAEAVVEALAAGRSNDELSSYSAKLAASPVWAELESVRNVKPALSKFGTLGGTMYAGFELWLARFGIKTPWTLRSTTPDNATLRPANTVTPIKYPKPDGVLTFSKLDSLTLANVSHEHDQPSHLQLRDEAVPIICNLNEYASPESRYCPAGVYEIVELQGEQKLQINAQNCLHCKTCDIKDPQQNIHWVVPEGSGGPMYTGM, encoded by the coding sequence ATGAGCGATCTGCAGCGCGATCAAATGGAATACGACGTCGTTATCGTGGGCGCAGGCCCGTCAGGCTTGGCGGCGGCGATCAAACTCAAGCAGCTCAATGCTGATCTTTCTGTCTGTATTCTGGAAAAAGGCGCACAGGTCGGCGCGCATATCTTGTCCGGCGCTGTGATCGACCCGATCGCCCTGAATCAACTTTTGCCAGATTGGCAACAACAAGCGCCCAAGCTCGCTACCGCAGTCACCAGCGATGAGTTTTTTATCCTCGACGAAGACAGTGCCTACCCCATGCCACAAATGCTCTTGCCATCGCAATTGCATAATGAAGGCTGTTTTATCGTGCGCCTTGGTGAAGTGTGCGCTTGGCTGGCTGAGCAAGCGGAAAGCCTCGGTGTGGAAATTTACCCCGGCTTTGCGGCTGCCGAAGTACTTTATAACGAGAATGATCCGAAGGGCGCGGTGCGCGGCGTCGCCACTGGCGATATGGGCATTGCCAAAAACGGCAAACCCAAAGCCGATTTTGCGCGTGGGATTGAGATTATTGCTAAGTACACGCTATTTGCCGAAGGCGCACGTGGCTCCTTAGCGGGCGATTTAGAGGCTAAATTTGATTTACGCAAAGACGCCGATCCGCAGCACTATGGCCTCGGTGTCAAAGAAGTATGGCAAGTTGCGCCGGAACAGCATCAGCTCGGTAAAGTTCAACATGCGCAAGGCTGGCCGCTCGACAACAACACCAGCGGCGGCGCGTTTATCTATCATTTACCGAATAATCAGGTCGCCGTCGGTTATGTCGTGCACCTGAATTACCAAAACCCTTATTTGTCGCCATTTGATGAGCTACAGCGCTTTAAAACGCATCCCAAAATTCGTGGTCTATTTAAAGGCGCGAAGCGCATCGCTTACGGTGCGCGCGCCATTGCCGAAGGCGGCTTTCAATCATTACCCAAATTGACCTTCCCCGGCGGTGTGCTGATGGGCTGTAGCGCAGGCTTGCTCAACTTCCCCCGCATCAAAGGCACACACAACGCGATGTTTTCCGGCATTTACGCCGCTGAAGCCGTGGTTGAAGCGCTGGCGGCCGGTCGCAGCAATGATGAATTGAGCAGCTACAGCGCCAAACTAGCCGCGTCCCCGGTCTGGGCCGAGCTGGAATCGGTGCGTAATGTGAAACCTGCGCTATCCAAATTCGGTACTTTGGGCGGCACGATGTATGCCGGTTTTGAATTATGGCTGGCGCGCTTTGGCATTAAAACGCCATGGACTTTGCGCAGCACCACGCCCGACAACGCCACATTGCGCCCAGCAAACACCGTTACGCCGATTAAGTATCCCAAACCTGATGGCGTACTGACGTTCAGCAAGCTCGATTCGCTCACACTGGCCAATGTCTCGCACGAACACGATCAGCCTAGCCATTTACAACTGCGCGATGAAGCAGTGCCGATTATTTGTAATCTGAATGAATACGCCAGCCCAGAAAGCCGTTACTGCCCGGCTGGGGTGTATGAGATTGTCGAGTTACAAGGCGAGCAAAAATTGCAAATCAACGCGCAAAACTGCCTGCACTGCAAAACCTGTGACATTAAAGATCCGCAGCAAAATATCCATTGGGTCGTCCCCGAGGGCAGCGGCGGGCCGATGTATACCGGTATGTAA
- a CDS encoding electron transfer flavoprotein subunit beta/FixA family protein, with the protein MKILVNIKRVVDYQVTVRPTADGKDVETAGVKMSINPFDENALEAAVRLKEAGVATEVLAVAIGAAANQDVLRHALAMGADRALLVETDAPVQTLQTAKVLKALVEREAPQLVMTGKQAIDDDAAETAQMLSALLDWPQATFASDIQIADGRATVVREIDGGQETISFALPAVISADLRLNEPRFIKLPALMMAKKKPLENIALADLGNTAAPSLTLQAVNEPPARKAGRVLNNVAELVAALRAEKVLP; encoded by the coding sequence ATGAAAATTTTGGTCAATATCAAGCGTGTGGTGGACTACCAAGTCACCGTGCGTCCAACTGCAGACGGCAAAGATGTCGAAACTGCGGGCGTTAAAATGAGTATCAATCCATTCGACGAAAACGCCCTCGAAGCGGCTGTTCGTTTGAAAGAGGCTGGTGTTGCGACTGAAGTGCTTGCGGTTGCGATTGGTGCCGCTGCAAATCAGGATGTATTGCGCCACGCCCTGGCGATGGGCGCGGATCGCGCCTTGCTGGTTGAAACTGATGCGCCAGTGCAAACACTGCAAACGGCCAAAGTTTTAAAAGCACTGGTTGAGCGCGAAGCGCCCCAACTGGTGATGACCGGTAAACAAGCCATTGACGACGATGCCGCTGAAACCGCGCAAATGCTATCTGCTTTGCTCGATTGGCCGCAAGCGACTTTTGCTTCGGACATTCAAATTGCTGATGGTCGCGCCACCGTCGTGCGCGAGATTGATGGCGGCCAAGAAACGATTTCTTTTGCTTTGCCAGCCGTGATCAGCGCCGATTTGCGTCTGAACGAGCCGCGCTTTATTAAATTGCCCGCACTGATGATGGCGAAGAAAAAGCCGCTGGAAAATATTGCTTTGGCCGATCTGGGCAATACTGCTGCGCCAAGCTTGACGCTGCAAGCGGTGAATGAGCCGCCAGCGCGTAAAGCCGGCCGCGTATTGAATAATGTTGCTGAATTAGTTGCTGCCTTGCGCGCAGAGAAGGTGCTGCCATGA
- a CDS encoding electron transfer flavoprotein subunit alpha/FixB family protein, with amino-acid sequence MSILVIAEIDSHGIKAATRSAIAAAGQFGEEVHLLLAGSDLAGIAAKAKSINGLSKILVADAAEYAHGVAENLTPLLVKLAPSYSTVVAAATSFGKNLLPRAAALLDAAMVSEVTKIVSARTFVRPIYAGNLNATVEAPAGLALITIRPTVFEAAAETGGDAAIENIAATGDAGKTTFVSRELAVSDRPELATAKVVISGGRSLGSKEAFHGTLEPLAAQLGAAIGATRAAVDSGMAPNDWQVGQTGTVIAPDLYIAFGVSGAAQHVGGIKDAKVIVAVNTDPDAPIFQVADYGLVADLFNVVPELTAALQH; translated from the coding sequence ATGAGTATTCTAGTTATTGCCGAAATCGATAGCCACGGCATTAAAGCGGCGACGCGTTCGGCCATCGCGGCTGCTGGCCAATTTGGCGAAGAAGTTCATTTGCTGCTGGCTGGATCTGATTTGGCGGGCATTGCTGCTAAAGCTAAGTCTATCAATGGCTTGAGCAAGATACTGGTGGCCGATGCTGCTGAATACGCACATGGCGTAGCGGAAAACCTAACACCATTGCTGGTGAAACTGGCTCCGAGCTACAGTACCGTCGTGGCGGCGGCTACGAGCTTTGGTAAAAACCTCTTACCACGTGCCGCAGCCTTGCTCGATGCGGCGATGGTGTCGGAAGTCACCAAGATCGTGAGCGCACGCACTTTTGTGCGCCCGATTTATGCCGGCAATTTGAATGCAACGGTAGAAGCGCCAGCAGGTTTGGCCTTGATCACAATTCGCCCAACTGTGTTTGAAGCGGCGGCTGAAACTGGCGGCGATGCCGCGATTGAAAATATTGCCGCAACGGGTGACGCTGGGAAAACGACGTTTGTTAGCCGTGAGCTAGCCGTGTCGGATCGTCCAGAGCTCGCGACAGCGAAGGTGGTAATTTCTGGTGGCCGCTCGCTCGGTAGCAAAGAAGCTTTCCACGGCACGCTGGAGCCACTGGCGGCGCAATTGGGCGCAGCCATTGGAGCAACGCGTGCCGCAGTGGATAGCGGTATGGCGCCGAATGACTGGCAAGTCGGCCAGACGGGCACGGTGATTGCGCCTGATCTGTATATCGCCTTTGGTGTATCGGGTGCAGCCCAGCACGTGGGCGGCATTAAAGATGCCAAAGTAATCGTCGCGGTGAATACCGACCCCGATGCGCCGATTTTCCAAGTCGCTGATTATGGCCTGGTTGCTGATTTGTTTAATGTGGTGCCTGAGCTCACCGCAGCCCTCCAGCATTAA